Proteins encoded by one window of Aspergillus puulaauensis MK2 DNA, chromosome 4, nearly complete sequence:
- the ACS1 gene encoding acetate--CoA ligase (COG:I;~EggNog:ENOG410PGXP;~InterPro:IPR000873,IPR020845,IPR032387,IPR011904, IPR042099,IPR025110;~PFAM:PF00501,PF16177,PF13193;~go_function: GO:0003987 - acetate-CoA ligase activity [Evidence IEA];~go_function: GO:0016208 - AMP binding [Evidence IEA];~go_process: GO:0019427 - acetyl-CoA biosynthetic process from acetate [Evidence IEA]) translates to MSDGPIAPPKPAVVAEAHEVDTFHVPKAFYDKHPVKTGPHLKDLNEYKKLYEESIRNPDQFWAHHARQLLTFDKDFQTTSLGSLENGDVAWFPEGQINASYNCVDRHAIKNPDKVAIIYEADEPNEGRTITYGELLREVSRVAWVLKQRGVKKGDTVAIYMPMIPEALVAFLACSRIGAVHSVVFAGFSSDSLRDRVLDAGSKVVITTDEGKRGGKIIGTKRIVDEGLKQCPDVTTALVFKRTGAEVPWTEGRDIWWHEEVEKYPSYIAPEPVNSEDPLFLLYTSGSTGKPKGVMHTTAGYLLGAAMTGKYVFDIHDDDRYFCGGDVGWITGHTYVVYAPLLLGVATVVFESTPAYPNFSRYWDVIEKHKVTQFYVAPTALRLLKRAGDEHIHHKMEHLRILGSVGEPIAAEVWKWYFEKVGKEDAHICDTYWQTETGSHVITPLGGITPTKPGSASLPFFGIDPAIIDPVSGEEISGNDVEGVLAFKQPWPSMARTVWGAHKRYMDTYLNVYKGYYFTGDGAGRDHEGYYWIRGRVDDVVNVSGHRLSTAEIEAALLEHNMVAEAAVVGIADELTGQTVNAFVSLKEGNETSDQVRKDLVLQVRKSIGPFAAPKAVFVVEDLPKTRSGKIMRRILRKILSGEEDSLGDISTLSDPSVVEKIIATVHASRGK, encoded by the exons ATGAGTGACGGTCCTATTGCACCACCCAAGCCCGCCGTG GTTGCGGAGGCCCATGAGGTCGACACCTTCCACGTTCCCAAGGCATTTTACGACAAGCACCCAGTCAAAACCGGCCCACATCTTAAAGACCTGAATGAATACAAAAAGCTCTATGAAGAATCCATCCGCAACCCCGACCAGTTCTGGGCTCACCATGCCCGACAACTTCTCACCTTCGACAAAGACTTTCAAACTACTAGCCTAGGTTCATTGGAGAACGGCGACGTCGCTTGGTTCCCCGAGGGCCAGATCAATGCTTCTTACAACTGTGTTGATCGCCACGCCATTAAGAACCCCGACAAAGTTGCGATTATCTACGAAGCTGACGAGCCCAATGAGGGCCGCACAATCACATACGGGGAGCTCCTCCGCGAAGTGTCGCGAGTTGCCTGGGTTCTGAAGCAACGCGGTGTCAAGAAGGGTGACACTGTTGCCATCTACATGCCCATGATTCCTGAAGCTCTCGTCGCCTTCCTCGCATGCTCACGCATCGGTGCCGTCCACTCCGTAGTTTTCGCTGGTTTCTCCTCGGACTCCCTGCGCGACCGTGTTCTCGACGCTGGCTCCAAGGTTGTGATCACAACAGACGAAGGAAAGCGAGGTGGCAAAATCATCGGAACCAAGCGTATCGTGGACGAGGGTCTCAAGCAATGCCCCGATGTGACGACTGCCCTTGTTTTCAAGCGCACCGGCGCAGAGGTTCCCTGGACTGAAGGCCGTGATATCTGGTGGCACGAAGAGGTTGAAAAATACCCGTCCTACATCGCCCCCGAGCCGGTTAACTCTGAAGaccccctcttcctcctctatACTTCCGGTTCTACTGGTAAGCCCAAGGGTGTCATGCACACCACTGCTGGCTACCTGCTGGGCGCTGCTATGACAGGCAAATACGTCTTCGACATCCACGATGATGACCGTTATTTCTGCGGTGGTGATGTCGGTTGGATTACTGGTCACACCTACGTGGTATACGCACCTCTACTGTTGGGTGTCGCAACGGTCGTTTTTGAAAGTACCCCGGCCTACCCCAACTTCTCGCGCTACTGGGACGTGATCGAGAAGCACAAGGTTACCCAATTCTACGTCGCCCCCACGGCCTTGCGTTTGTTGAAGAGGGCTGGAGATGAGCACATTCACCACAAGATGGAACACTTGCGTATCTTGGGATCTGTCGGTGAGCCCATTGCTGCCGAGGTCTGGAAGTGGTACTTCGAGAAAGTCGGAAAGGAGGACGCTCACATTTGCGAT ACCTACTGGCAAACCGAGACAGGTTCCCACGTCATTACTCCCTTGGGTGGCATTACCCCCACGAAACCCGGTAGCGCGTCTTTGCCGTTCTTCGGTATTGACCCTGCTATCATCGACCCAGTATCCGGCGAGGAGATCTCGGGCAACGATGTTGAGGGTGTGCTTGCCTTCAAGCAGCCCTGGCCCAGTATGGCCCGCACTGTGTGGGGTGCCCACAAGCGCTACATGGACACATACCTGAACGTATACAAGGGCTACTAC TTCACCGGAGATGGAGCCGGCCGTGACCACGAGGGATACTACTGGATTCGCGGTCGTGTTGATGACGTTGTTAATGTGTCCGGTCACCGGCTGTCAACTGCAGAAATAGAGGCTGCACTCCTTGAGCACA ACATGGttgctgaagctgctgtgGTTGGTATCGCCGACGAACTGACGGGTCAAACCGTCAATGCCTTCGTTTCTCTTAAGGAAGGTAATGAGACGAGCGACCAAGTCCGGAAAGACCTTGTCCTTCAAGTCCGAAAATCGATCGGACCGTTCGCGGCTCCCAAGGCtgtctttgttgttgaggaccTGCCCAAGACCCGTAGCGGTAAGATCATGCGTCGTATTCTGCGAAAGATCCTGAGTGGCGAAGAGGACAGCCTGGGTGATATTTCGACG CTGTCTGACCCCTCCGTGGTCGAGAAGATCATCGCCACTGTGCATGCTTCCCGTGGAAAATAA
- a CDS encoding nucleoporin family protein (COG:U,Y;~EggNog:ENOG410PFHY;~InterPro:IPR037665,IPR037637,IPR021967,IPR007230, IPR036903;~MEROPS:MER0020214;~PFAM:PF04096,PF12110;~go_component: GO:0005643 - nuclear pore [Evidence IEA];~go_function: GO:0017056 - structural constituent of nuclear pore [Evidence IEA];~go_process: GO:0006913 - nucleocytoplasmic transport [Evidence IEA]), which yields MSFGGFGGFGQNNQQSSSFGTGSGFGTGTGTGGGFGSTSTSSPFGGGNTSGGGGGGLFGNTSSSFGSGGGFGTNTQSQNQAGSAFGKPAGGFGTGTSGGGLFGSSNTTTPNTGGGFGGFGSTTGGTSGFGSTNTGGGMFGSKPAGGFGSTTGTGTGTGTGTGTGFGAGTGSGFGSSAGSGFGSATGTAFQQAVPPSDGTGSTPFSAFTEKDGTSSTMNHYQSISFMQPYSKYSFEELRLGDYNAGRRFGNGSGQAGAFGSSAFGGSGFGSQPQSTGFGSTSSPFGGAAASSAPSAFGSTQTAGGFGSTATSNPLFGASKPATSLFGGGAAASSGPAQPSLFGTSSNTTNTGFGSGTGSGGAFGSGGSLFGNNNQQQQQQPQQNKPLFGGGTGTTGSTGFGGGFGASNTSTSTPFGGTAATSSPFGGGQQQQTGTSAFGGFGQNQNQNQTQNKGLFGGFGGGTQQPSTTGGAGGLFGGGSAANTGSSLFGQNNQQNQQPAAGGSLFGGNNQQTGTGSLFGGNQQQQGQKSLFGGGATTGTGTGSTFGGFGNTQTQQTGTGLFGGAQNQQQQKPSLFGGSTGTGGSSLFGGGTGAQNTGSSLFGGAQNQQQQTGGLGTSSLFGGPQQQQPQQMQQSQPAPGSFQASLLDGNPYGNQSIFSGLPAPNTASPGPLATPLSSANKQKQRTPLPVYKITPSAANRLITPPKPRGYGFSYSTYGSPSSTTSTPNGLGGSLLGGGMRGSFSGSLGRSTFSKSFSTSNLRKSFDPETDSVLSPGALSSGSSRLSSGNLKRLTIDRSLRNDLFTRSPSTPTAITNGDDAGPSKVRKKVSFESTPDGTTGGEIIPVASQSPEPTPEELGFLRSVRKNGTPNGINGLKPETEISTQPEMESVSNRRTLITVPEDTESASPASSFEGGTRLPFTPSGDPQPGEYWMKPTKAELSKLSREELKRFTGLTVGRQRCGSVTFDAPVDLTQIDLDNIFSGLIDIGVRKITVYPDESMKPARGKGLNVPSTLRIENSWPRGRDKKSPSSLTSGPLFDRHLDRLMKVHNTEFVRYETETGTWVFRVAHYTTYGLDYDDEEEEGESHNQSTLSAAPDTPTTLKAQFPADRDLTVGSEQMSTYSIDDSFASSVGGVDDDTFDFKKRKLVPGAFGNQAMETVEEQELGSENETESFLEDGSAGSTEQDGDDVTESQQSVGESEIELDEGEEMDMAGTFPNLDRTVEHDEDMGDETTQPSLKPWNTPPKARLDLTGDWAEQLQRTISPRKQNRDALREIQANAFDERALNDGTPTKAAANTQQKGFNTSIDLMNSLFQKPRKQAQSPAKPQPQKKGFEWPYHKQPKTFAGESNEMSKDDLDFHHSFKPRWGPVNSLICAKSDMGDYGRRDPHWREKLSITSEGRDIVVLASGRTSEPHEMLEIQRRQSSITRVDGQPFARLVQANFEQFTKASQHVHSDQEHLIWELANILFNDEIEDDLSAGVPLQLRHNYLHRIKKDRLSRLWEGIVRERNAHAVNKASSAEERAIYLLCSHRVEEACSVLMSGQNFHLATLVSQIGRDPTTQRDMAKQIESWREQNVFSEMNEPIRALYELLAGNALRSDGKSGGALEDRASTFTFSERFELDWFQAFGLRLWYGISDDEPLEIAVSEYAQDLRSGQEPAFPSPSHLDNDRGLWHTSPDTVGHESPLWVLLKTYTATLGVRKATGVPSLELPAALLPESVTGDKLSNRLSFQLCQVLAAALGQYERLTVNVSQMDQLAWEYGWELSATGNLSQSLFALLHLSHASDRERAVKEVLARFAAQLPEPLTPENSPGAIWLQLTNDLQIPESWIWMSKALYARDIGDAAREVDCLVRGKNWNDAHATFCRVVGPTAVIEHDYKTLETLLSGFGEAPGRKVRGWASGGGVYEDFLQLATARGRDPQRLNRLVDALVTMGEVINKSGVEGLEERVAFKEMSRIVAGWTTLEDAKAMEMTRVLRLPLTGDARLLQTAEMSRRYYSVIMAGGY from the exons ATGTCGTTTGGCGGATTTGGAGGATTTGGTCAGAACAACCAGCAGAGTTCCAGCTTTGGAACAGGCTCTGGCTTTGGCACGGGTACTGGTACTGGTGGAG GCTTTggatcaacctcaacctcatccccatTTGGCGGGGGTAACACAtcaggcggtggtggtggtggcctGTTTGGAAATACCTCCAGCAGTTTTGGTTCCGGTGGAG GATTTGGAACGAACACtcagagccagaaccaggcgGGCTCAGCGTTTGGGAAACCTGCAGGAGGCTTCGGAACTGGAACGTCTGGCGGAGGCCTTTTTGGAAGCTCcaacacaacaacacctaACACGGgcggtggcttcggtggcttCGGCTCTACTACTGGTGGCACGTCTGGATTTGGTAGCACGAACACCGGCGGTGGGATGTTCGGAAGTAAGCCTGCAGGAGGGTTTGGTAGCAcaactgggactgggactggaactggaactggtACTGGTACCGGGTTCGGCGCTGGTACTGGATCTGGTTTTGGAAGCAGTGCTGGATCAGGATTTGGAAGCGCAACGGGCACGGCATTCCAGCAGGCTGTCCCGCCTTCCGATGGCACTGGCAGCACCCCTTTCAGTGCCTTCACTGAGAAGGACGGAACCTCCTCTACTATGAACCACTACCAAAGCATATCTTTTATGCAACCCTACAGCAAATACTCTTTTGAAGAACTTCGACTGGGTGATTATAATGCGGGTCGCAGATTCGGAAACGGGAGTGGGCAGGCAGGTGCCTTTGGCTCTTCAGCCTTTGGAGGATCTGGCTTTGGATCCCAGCCACAGTCCACTGGGTTCGGTAGCACTTCGTCTCCTTTCGGTGGTGCCGCTGCCAGTAGCGCTCCGTCAGCATTTGGCTCAACTCAGACAGCGGGCGGTTTTGGGTCTACTGCTACCTCCAACCCCCTGTTTGGAGCTTCCAAACCGGCAACCTCCCTATTTGGCGGGGGTGCTGCCGCCTCTTCAGGCCCTGCTCAGCCCAGTCTATTCGGAACCAGCTCAAACACTACAAACACTGGTTTTGGCTCTGGTACCGGGTCCGGGGGTGCCTTTGGGTCTGGTGGATCGCTATTCGGCAACAAtaatcaacaacaacaacaacaaccacaacaaaaTAAACCCCTATTTGGCGGAGGCACTGGAACCACAGGCTCGACagggtttggtggtggcttTGGCGCGTCGAATACCAGCACCTCTACGCCGTTTGGTGGTACCGCAGCTACGTCTTCACCATTCGGTGGAGgtcaacaacagcagactGGTACGAGTGCTTTTGGCGGCTTCGGACAaaaccagaaccagaatcAAACCCAGAACAAGGGACTATTTGGCGGGTTCGGTGGAGGCACTCAGCAACCGTCTACCactggcggtgctggtggtctCTTTGGAGGGGGTAGTGCTGCTAACACAGGTTCATCCCTCTTCGGACAGAACAACCAACAGAATCAACAGCCAGCCGCTGGTGGCTCGCTCTTCGGAGGAAATAACCAGCAGACAGGGACCGGCTCCCTTTTCGGCGGtaaccaacaacaacaaggcCAGAAGAGCTTGTTTGGAGGTGGAGCAACCACGGGCACTGGCACAGGCAGCACCTTCGGTGGTTTCGGAAACACTCAAACCCAGCAGACCGGAACTGGTCTCTTCGGCGGTGCTCAaaaccagcaacagcaaaagcCTAGTTTGTTCGGTGGCTCTACGGGCACAGGCGGGTCGTCGTTGTTTGGAGGGGGTACTGGAGCCCAAAACACGGGCTCGTCGCTTTTCGGTGGcgcccagaaccagcaacaacagaCTGGAGGTCTGGGAACCTCGAGTCTCTTTGGCGgtccccagcaacagcaaccccaGCAAATGCAGCAGTCACAGCCTGCACCTGGTAGCTTCCAGGCCTCCCTTCTCGACGGCAACCCTTATGGAAACCAGTCAATCTTCTCGGGTCTGCCCGCGCCGAACACTGCCAGCCCCGGTCCATTGGCTACTCCGCTCTCTTCTGCAAACAAGCAGAAGCAACGCACACCTCTGCCAGTCTACAAAATCACGCCTAGCGCTGCCAACCGCCTCATCACCCCACCCAAGCCCCGAGGCTACGGATTCTCTTATTCCACTTACGGGTCTCCTTCTAGTACTACCAGCACTCCTAATGGCCTTGGTGGAAGTCTCCTTGGAGGAGGTATGCGCGGCAGCTTCAGCGGCAGCCTGGGCCGTAGCACATTTAGCAAGAGCTTCTCTACAAGCAACTTGCGCAAGTCATTCGATCCAGAAACCGACAGCGTCTTGTCTCCTGGAGCTCTTTCTTCTGGTAGCTCGCGCCTGTCGAGTGGTAACCTGAAGCGTCTGACCATCGACCGAAGCCTGAGAAATGATCTCTTCACTCGCTCTCCTAGCACACCTACTGCAATCACTAATGGAGACGACGCCGGCCCAAGCAAGGTCAGAAAGAAGGTCAGCTTCGAGTCGACTCCTGATGGCACGACTGGTGGTGAAATTATCCCCGTGGCATCCCAATCCCCGGAACCCACCCCAGAAGAACTAGGCTTCCTGCGCTCAGTTCGCAAGAATGGAACCCCCAACGGCATCAACGGCCTAAAGCCGGAGACCGAAATCTCTACTCAACCTGAGATGGAGTCCGTTTCGAACAGGAGAACCCTTATCACTGTCCCAGAAGACACTGAAAGTGCCTCGCCTGCTTCGTCATTCGAGGGTGGCACGCGACTGCCCTTCACTCCTAGTGGCGACCCCCAGCCAGGCGAGTACTGGATGAAGCCAACAAAGGCTGAACTCAGCAAGTTGAGCCGTGAGGAGCTGAAACGTTTCACCGGTTTGACTGTTGGCCGTCAGCGTTGTGGTTCGGTCACCTTTGATGCCCCCGTCGATTTGACCCAGATCGACCTGGATAATATCTTTTCTGGTCTGATCGACATTGGCGTGCGTAAGATTACTGTGTACCCTGACGAGTCCATGAAGCCCGCTAGAGGCAAGGGTCTGAACGTTCCCTCCACGCTGCGCATTGAAAACTCTTGGCCGCGTGGTCGAGACAAGAAGAGCCCTTCATCACTCACCAGCGGCCCACTCTTCGACAGACACCTTGACCGTCTAATGAAGGTCCACAATACCGAGTTTGTTAGATATGAGACCGAAACCGGAACCTGGGTGTTCCGGGTGGCTCACTACACGACATATGGCCTTGACtatgatgacgaggaagaagaaggtgagAGCCACAACCAAAGCACCCTGAGTGCTGCTCCTGACACCCCGACTACTTTGAAGGCTCAATTCCCTGCCGACCGCGATCTGACCGTTGGCTCGGAGCAGATGTCCACTTACTCCATTGACGATTCCTTTGCGAGTTCGGTGGGGGgagtcgacgacgacacATTCGATTTTAAAAAGCGTAAATTGGTTCCCGGGGCGTTTGGTAATCAGGCGATGGAGACagtggaggagcaggagctaGGATCCGAAAATGAAACCGAGTCTTTTTTAGAGGACGGCTCCGCGGGTTCAACTGAGCAGGATGGCGACGACGTCACCGAGAGCCAGCAATCTGTTGGCGAGTCAGAAATTGAATTAGATGAAGGCGAGGAAATGGATATGGCGGGCACCTTTCCTAACCTTGATCGTACCGTGGAGCATGACGAGGATATGGGTGATGAAACCACCCAGCCCTCATTAAAACCCTGGAACACACCCCCCAAGGCTCGCCTTGACCTTACCGGCGACTGGGCTGAACAATTGCAACGAACTATCAGCCCAAGAAAGCAGAACCGCGATGCGCTCCGTGAAATCCAAGCGAATGCTTTTGACGAGAGAGCGCTCAATGATGGGACGCCGACcaaggcagcagcaaatACTCAGCAGAAGGGGTTCAACACTAGTATCGACCTGATGAATTCTTTGTTCCAGAAACCCCGCAAGCAAGCGCAATCTCCGGCGAAACCACAGCCGCAAAAGAAAGGTTTTGAG TGGCCGTACCACAAGCAGCCAAAGACCTTTGCAGGAGAATCGAACGAAATGAGCAAAGATGACTTGGACTTCCACCACTCCTTCAAACCTCGATGGGGTCCCGTCAATTCTTTGATATGCGCAAAAAGTGATATGGGTGATTATGGACGCCGGGACCCTCATTGGAGGGAAAAGCTCTCCATTACCAGCGAAGGACGGGATATTGTTGTCCTTGCTTCTGGGCGGACTTCAGAGCCTCATGAAATGCTTGAAATTCAACGAAGACAATCTTCTATCACGCGTGTCGATGGGCAGCCTTTTGCTCGACTTGTGCAAGCCAATTTCGAACAGTTCACCAAGGCATCACAGCATGTTCATTCCGACCAGGAACATTTGATTTGGGAGTTGGCGAACATCTTGTTCAACGATGAAATCGAAGATGACCTGTCGGCGGGCGTTCCCTTACAACTCCGGCATAACTACCTACACCGCATCAAGAAAGATCGGTTGAGTCGGCTTTGGGAAGGTATTGTTCGTGAAAGAAACGCGCACGCCGTAAACAAGGCTAGTTCCGCCGAGGAGCGTGCTATTTACCTGTTGTGTTCGCACCGTGTCGAGGAAGCCTGCAGCGTTTTGATGTCAGGCCAGAATTTCCACCTCGCCACACTTGTCTCCCAAATTGGACGGGATCCGACTACGCAGCGTGATATGGCCAAGCAGATCGAGTCATGGCGGGAACAGAATGTCTTTTCTGAGATGAACGAGCCGATTCGGGCGTTGTACGAACTTCTGGCTGGCAATGCTCTTCGTAGCGATGGGAAGTCTGGAGGTGCGCTCGAGGACCGTGCATCAACGTTCACGTTCTCCGAACGATTCGAGTTGGATTGGTTCCAGGCTTTTGGCCTTCGTCTCTGGTATGGAATCAGTGATGATGAGCCCTTGGAGATCGCGGTTTCGGAATACGCACAAGATCTCAGGAGTGGACAGGAGCCTGCATTCCCTTCGCCTTCCCATCTGGACAATGACCGGGGCTTGTGGCATACATCTCCCGACACCGTTGGCCACGAGTCTCCTCTTTGGGTTTTACTCAAGACATATACAGCCACTCTTGGAGTGCGTAAGGCTACTGGCGTGCCTTCACTTGAGCTACCTGCTGCATTGTTGCCGGAGTCGGTAACGGGAGACAAGTTGTCAAACCGACTATCCTTCCAACTTTGCCAGGTGCTTGCTGCAGCGCTTGGACAGTATGAACGTCTGACCGTTAATGTTTCACAAATGGACCAACTTGCATGGGAGTATGGTTGGGAGCTAAGTGCAACCGGCAACCTTTCCCAGTCTTTGTTTGCCTTGCTTCATCTATCGCATGCTTCTGACCGCGAAAGGGCTGTAAAGGAGGTACTTGCACGGTTTGCTGCCCAGCTACCAGAGCCACTTACACCAGAAAACTCCCCAGGTGCAATCTGGCTGCAGCTGACCAATGACCTGCAAATTCCTGagagttggatttggatgtcCAAGGCTCTTTATGCTCGGGACATCGGCGACGCAGCGCGTGAGGTCGATTGTCTTGTCCGCGGAAAGAACTGGAACGATGCCCATGCCACATTCTGCCGCGTCGTTGGCCCGACAGCGGTTATCGAGCACGATTACAAGACTCTCGAGACCTTGTTGTCTGGGTTTGGAGAGGCGCCAGGACGCAAGGTACGCGGCTGGGCTAGTGGTGGCGGGGTCTACGAGGATTTCCTCCAGTTGGCGACGGCCCGGGGACGTGACCCTCAGCGCCTGAACCGCTTGGTGGATGCGCTGGTTACTATGGGTGAGGTTATCAATAAATCAGgtgtggaggggttggaagagCGCGTGGCGTTCAAGGAAATGAGCCGCATTGTTGCTGGTTGGACCACCCTGGAGGATGCGAAG GCAATGGAAATGACCCGTGTCCTTCGACTTCCTCTGACGGGTGATGCTCGTCTTCTGCAAACTGCGGAGATGAGCAGGCGGTACTATAGCGTTATTATGGCCGGGGGTTACTGA
- a CDS encoding putative MFS transporter (COG:G;~EggNog:ENOG410PFF2;~InterPro:IPR020846,IPR011701,IPR036259;~PFAM:PF07690;~TransMembrane:10 (i87-107o119-142i154-171o177-200i212-231o243-261i348-369o381-402i442-460o534-556i);~go_function: GO:0022857 - transmembrane transporter activity [Evidence IEA];~go_process: GO:0055085 - transmembrane transport [Evidence IEA]): MPSVSSRSGYHDQTRPSINVICPTGETGVADEVAVTSSSSTSYLSSESSRAREFPVETHPVPPAMAAITNAGTPQSYSAFTKDQKRFIVTMVTLASFFSPLSGQIYYPVMPTLAQNYHLTNALINLTITTYMILQGLAPTFLGTFADTCGRRPAYILAFTIYTAANIGLALQNSYAALMVLRCIQSAGSSGTISFGYGVIADIATPAERGSYIGPMAAGVMLAPALGPVIGGLLAKLLGWRSVFWFLVIVSGGYLVAYVLLVPETARCIVGDGSVLPKEAWRRSGIQLWQKRKKEKQTVIHGVGVDNGGGAAQNTLNGGLVATATARASNLRFPNPLMSFAILLEPDALILISSIGLLMLANIALLTSTPALFSEIYGFNTLQIGLCFLPLGIGASLGAIFNGRFLDRNFRRYAASLSLQVNPSQSISLQNFPIEHARLQPFFPLILLTVAATAPYGFALQERVHLSAPLILQFLNGFATIACTNTLNTLLVDLFPECPATAASACNLVRCWLGALGAAIVDHMLREMGWDWCFVFMSGMMLASAGLVWTEYSWGVEWREARRVRRAIDTERELEIQALGRGDVVKDSERDERDTGPGT, from the exons ATGCCTTCAGTTTCTAGTCGCTCCGGCTACCACGATCAGACTCGTCCTTCCATCAACGTCATATGTCCTACTGGCGAAACTGGAGTTGCTGATGAGGTCGCGGtcacttcatcctcgtccacgtcCTACTTGTCGTCCGAGTCGTCGAGAGCAAGAGAATTCCCCGTTGAAACACATCCAGTACCGCCAGCTATGGCAGCGATCACCAATGCCGGAACTCCCCAGAGTTACTCTGCGTTCACCAAGGACCAGAAACGCTTTATCGTGACCATGGTCACACTcgcttctttcttctcccctctCTCCGGCCAAATCTACTATCCAGTCATGCCAACCCTCGCCCAGAACTACCACCTTACCAATGCCCTCATCAACCTAACCATAACCACCTACATGATCCTACAAGGTCTTGCACCAACATTTCTAGGTACCTTCGCCGATACCTGTGGCCGACGCCCCGCATACATCCTGGCCTTCACCATCTACACCGCAGCAAATATCGGTCTCGCCTTGCAGAACAGCTACGCGGCTCTCATGGTCCTACGGTGCATCCAGAGTGCGGGATCCAGTGGCACAATCTCCTTTGGATACGGGGTTATTGCTGATATTGCAACGCCAGCGGAACGCGGCTCTTATATTGGACCTATGGCTGCTGGGGTTATGCTTGCTCCGGCACTGGGCCCTGTTATTGGGGGGCTTCTTGCGAAGTTGTTGGGCTGGCGGAGTGTCTTTTGGTTTCTGGTTATTGTCTCTGGGGGTTATTTGGTTGCTTATGTTCTCCTTGTGCCGGAGACCGCGAGGTGTAttgttggggatgggagCGTTTTGCCGAAGGAGGCGTGGAGGAGGTCTGGAATTCAGTTGTGgcaaaagaggaagaaggagaagcagacgGTTATTCatggtgtcggtgtcgacAATGGGGGTGGTGCTGCACAAAACACTTTGAATGGTGGTTTAGTggcaacagcgacagcaaGAGCTTCAAACCTACGCTTTCCTAACCCACTGATGTCTTTTGCTATCTTGCTGGAACCGGACGCTCTTATCTTGATATCGTCTATCGGCCTTCTGATGCTTGCCAACATTGCCTTGCTCACTAGCACTCCGGCTCTTTTCTCGGAGATATATGGCTTCAACACCCTGCAGATCGGATTATGTTTCCT TCCCCTCGGCATCGGGGCCTCTCTCGGCGCAATTTTCAACGGCCGCTTTCTCGACCGGAACTTCCGCCGGTATGCTGCATCCCTGAGCCTTCAAGTTAACCCGTCTCAGTCAATTTCGCTCCAGAACTTCCCCATCGAGCACGCCCGCCTTcagcccttcttcccccttaTCCTGTTGACAGTTGCCGCAACAGCCCCTTATGGCTTCGCCCTACAAGAGCGGGTTCACCTTTCCGCTCCCCTCATCTTGCAATTCCTCAACGGATTCGCGACGATTGCTTGCACAAACACGCTCAATACACTACTTGTTGATCTGTTCCCCGAATGCCCTGCTACCGCGGCGTCGGCATGCAACCTTGTCCGGTGCTGGCTTGGGGCTCTGGGAGCGGCAATTGTGGACCATATGCTTCGAGAGATGGGCTGGGACTGGTGTTTTGTGTTTATGAGCGGGATGATGTTGGCCAGTgctgggttggtttggaCGGAATATAGCTGGGGCGTGGAgtggagggaggcgaggagggttAGGCGTGCTATTGATACTGAGCGGGAGCTTGAGATACAGGCTCTGGGGCGAGGGGATGTTGTGAAAGATTCAGAGAGAGATGAGAGGGACACTGGTCCTGGCACTTAA